The following is a genomic window from Rhodothermus sp..
ACCCGGGTTTCAGCCTCCATGCCGTCGGCTACCCGATCCACCTGATATCCTTCTTCTCGCAGACCGCGCGACAGGGCCCGTGCCAGACGCTCATCGTCTTCTACCAGTAGGATCAACATGGCTACTTTGTCTTACATAAGTTATCCTTCAAAATAAAGACCCGTCAGAAATTTCAGTTTCTTCCTTAAAAAGTTTTAAGCCTTGCCCCAGATCTATTTTAGCCTGCGTCTTACAGATTGAAGCCTGTGCTCGACCTATTATCAACCAACCATTAGGGGAGGCATGCGGAATTTTTCGCGTCGCGACTTTCTGCAGGCATTGGCTGTGCTGGGCATTACGACAGGGATTGAGGCGTTGCTTCCAGCCTATGCACGGCCCCGGCCGCGTGTACCCGTGGCTCGGAAGCCCGCAAAAGGCCCTGTAACATACGACCTGACCATTGCGGAAACGCCCATTCGTATTGGCGGACGTAAGGCAACGGCGACGACCATCAACGGAACAGTACCTGGGCCGTTGCTGCGCTTTCGGGAGGGGGATGAAGTGATCCTGCGCGTCACCAACCGCCTCCGTGAGGATACCTCCATCCACTGGCACGGCCTCCTCGTTCCGTTCGATATGGACGGCGTGCCCGGCGTCAGCTTTCCAGGTATCAAGCCCGGCGAAACGTTTGAATATCGGTTTCGCATTCGCCAGCATGGTACTTACTGGTACCATAGCCACAGCTTCCTGCAGGAACAAACCGGGGTTTATGGCCCGCTCATTATTGACCCGGCCGAGGAGCCCTATCCCTACGACCGAGAGTACGTAATCGTTCTGAGCGACTGGACCTTTGAGAATCCTTACCGGGTACTGGCCAACCTGCGCAAATACCCCGGCTACTACAACTTTCAACGTCGTACCCTGACCAATCTGTTTAAGGAAGCCCGCGAAATGGGCTTCTGGAATGCCATAAAAGATCGGTTGAGCTGGGGACGCATGCGCATGGGGGCTTCGGACATCGTCGATATTACAGGCGCAACCTATACCTACCTTATGAACGGCCTCGCCCCCGAGGACAACTGGACCGGCCTGTTCCGGCCAGGCGAACGCGTACGTCTCCGGTTTATTAACGCCGCAGCGGGGAGCTTCTTTGACGTGCGCATTCCTGGTTTACCGATGACGGTGATCCAGGCCGACGGTCAATATGTGCAGCCTGTCACCGTCGACGAATTTCGCATCGGGATTGCCGAAACCTACGACGTCATTGTGGAGCCCAAAGAAGAAAAAGCTTACACGATCTTCGCCGAATCGATGGACCGTAGCGGCTATGCGCGCGGCACGCTGGCTCCCCGTGAAGGAATGGAAGGGCCCATTCCGCCTCGCCGTAAACCTCCGCTACGCACCCATGCCGACATGGGTATGGTGCACGGCGAGGGAGGCCATGGTGGTATGCAACATGGCAATATGTCGCAGCACGAGGGCATGGGCCACCAGCAGCACCAGAACATGTCCCATGACCAGCATGGCGCCATGATGGCGGGCATGATGGCCGGTGTTGGGCAAGCTCCAGGTATGCCTCCCGAACCCCAGCCCCATAACAAGGATACCCATGGACCGGGTAATGCGGCCATTCCCATGGTCACGCGTAGCCGCCTCCATGAACCCGGGGTAGGGCTGGGCGAGGATGGCTGGCGTGTGCTGGTCTATACAGACCTGAAAAGCCTCCATCCCCGCAAAGACTTTCGTCCGCCTACCCGTGAGATTGAGCTGCACCTGACGGGCAATATGGAGCGCTTCCTGTGGAGCATTGATGGCAAGACCTATTCCGAAGCGCCCGAACCTATCCGCATTCGCTATGGTGAACGGGTGCGGCTCATTCTTGTCAATGATACCATGATGGAGCATCCCATGCATCTACACGGGATGTGGATGGAGCTTGAGAATGGCCACGGACGGCATATTCCACTCAAGCACACCATCCTTGTCAAACCGGCGGAGCGGGTATCGGTGCTGATCACACCCGACGAGCCTGGTCCGTGGGCCTTCCACTGCCACATCCTGTATCATATGGACATGGGCATGTTTCGGGTCTTTGAAGTTGTTGAACCAGAAACTGCAGCGAAGACGTGATCATGATGCACCGGCTTTTTTCCCTGATATTGATCATTGGCCTGGGCGTCTCGGGACGTTCCTTGTGGGCGCAACCCAGGCCCCTGATCCACTTTGCCAACGAAAACACTCTTGCGTTTTTCCTTTTTGATCTGCTGGAAACCCAGCCCCGGCTGGAGGGCCGCCCTGTACAATGGGATCTGGATGCCTGGGTAGGCAAAATGTATAACCGGCTCTGGATCCGAAGTGAGGGCGAGCTCCTGACAAACCAGCAGGCGGGCGAATTCGAACTGCAGGCACTCTACAGCCGGGTAATTGCGCCTTTCTGGGACCTGCAGATAGGCGTCCGCGTGGACGTCGCCTATGGCGAAGAGACGCGCACCCGAGCCCACCTCGTCTTCGGCCTTGAAGGGCTGGCCCCATACTGGTTCGAATTGGAGCCGCTTTTTTACCTGAGTCAGGACGGCGACTTTGCCGCCTCGCTCGTTGCCTCACACGACCTGTTCGTTACCCAGCGGCTTATTCTCCAGCCACGCCTTGAAATGCTGGCCTCCGCCCAGCAGGTGGCTGCATGGGGTATCGGGCGTGGGCTAAATCGTATCGATTTTGGACTGCGGCTACGTTTTGAGCTGGCCCGCGAATTCGCACCCTACATTGGCTTCAACTGGAGCCGCCTCTATGGCAGCACTGCAGATTTAGCCCGTGCCGAAGGAGAAGCTGCCCGGACTTCCGGGATAGTAGCTGGCGTGCGTCTCTGGTATTGATATCTGGTTGAAAAACGGTCAAGGCCGGGAGCATCCCCCGGCCTTGACCGTATTGATGACGTTTTTTGTTTCATGCTAACCCAAAGCATTTATGCAGATTACCCGTAAAACCTACCTGCTGGGCTTTTTGCTTGGTGCTGCCGTAACCGCTATTGGCTTACTGATCTACAACGGTCGGCAACAGGCTGCGGCCCAACCCACATTGACCGTCTTCAAGAGTCCCACCTGCGGTTGCTGCACGAAGTGGGTAGACCATATGAAGGCTGCTGGTTTTACGGTGCGTGTCGAGGATTTGCAGAACCTAAGTACGATCAAAGCCCGCTTTCGCGTGCCTGGATCTCTCCATTCTTGCCACACGGCCATCGTCGAAGGGTATGTAATTGAAGGCCATGTGCCAGCGGCCGATGTGTGGCGCCTGCTGCAGGAAAAACCTGACGTGACCGGCCTGGCAGTGCCGGGCATGCCCATTGGCTCGCCGGGTATGGAACAGGGATTCCGTGTAGATCCCTACGAAGTGCTGGCCTTCACAACGGATGGTCGCACACGTGTTTTTGCCCGCTATGGTCCACAGGAATAAGCCATGCAGGAGAGCTTACCGATCAGTCCCTCCCTGTTGTACGTGCTGGCCGGAGTGCTGACGGTTGGCGGACTGGTACTGATCTGGCTGGCTCCCCGGCTCAGCCCTGATCGACGCCTTAAGGGAGCGGCTGCCTGGAGTGGTGCACTATTTGGCGGGGTGATCGTGTTATCGGGTCTGGCTCTGGGCCTGCTGGCCTACCTGCGTCAACAACAGCCTGAGATCGTTCAGTCGCCTGGCGTCGTCGGCCGGCCGGCTCCGGAATTGACCTTTCGACTGGTAGAAACCGACGAACCCCGCACCCTGTCTGCCTATCGAGGCCAGGTGATTCTGCTGAATCTATGGGCCACCTGGTGTCCCCCATGCCTGGCGGAAATTCCTGAACTCAACCGTTTCCAGCAGGTGTATCGGGACCAGGGAGTGGTGGTGATCATGATCTCCGATGAGCCCCGCCAGACCATCCTGGAATTCATGAAAAAACGTCCCCTGGAGGCTGTCAGCGGATATCTGCCCGAAGATACTCGATGGCCCTGGCCATACAACCGCGTTGAACAGGCACGGCCCACCACGTTCGTAATCGACCGTGACGGCATCATCCGCGAGACCTGGCCCGGTGCGGCCAACTTTTCCCAGTTCGAAGCAGCCGTCCTACCCTATCTGGAATAACCCGAAACCCATTTTACAAGGGCGTGACCGATGTTTCCTTCAATTGAAACATCGCCACGTGGGGTATATCCGTATCCTTCGAGTGCCCCCTATCGCCGTCTAATACATAAAGCCGCCCCTGCCGATCAATTGCCAGTCGCTCAAGTTCGCCTGGTCCTTCCCCAGCGCTCCCAATCGTGAACAAGTAGTTCCCTGCGCTATCAAAAAAACGCACCGCCCCATTGGCAAAATCCAACACCGCTGTGCCTCCCTGGAGATCAATCTCAGCACCCATAACGCATCCCAACAGATACTCAGGCCTTTTTTTTTTTCTCTGTGCCAATGTGCAGCGCTAAACGTGCCTGTACGGGCCCCACCGTTCAGGCGCATTACGGCTCAGCCCGTAGTCGAACGGTCCTTCCAATCGATCCTGCAACGGATAGAACACCTCCGTGCTTCAATGAGAACGATAGCTAACAGGTACGAGCAAGCTTAATATTCCGACAAACCGATAGGTCATAGTCACTTGCGATGTAGCTGAATATCACTGCTTAAACTGACCATGACAACTATAGCAAGACAAGACAAAAAGGGATCGTAACCGTGTCGTTACGTCGCTTAAAGGCCTTTCAGGATCATCTAAGCTACACGTATTTTCATTTGCATAGGTTAGCACAGGAAACAACATGAGAACACAAACCGAGAAACTGTCATGAAGAAGCATGGGACAATTCTGGCCCTGAGCCTGTTGCTGATGCTGCCGGTGTTTGGACAACCACACCGCCACCAGATGAATCAGCCCGATACGGCCCGTGGCATGATGCAGGGCCCCATGATGATGATGCAGATGATGCCCCGCATGATGGGCATGATGCAGCAGGGGATGATGATGCCAAACCCGCTGCATCGGGCTACCATGATGGCATTTGTGCTGCCGGCCATGGCCGACTCGCTGGGGCTTTCTGACCAGCAACAGCAACAGCTCCGCGAGCTTAAGCAAGGTATGATCCAGCAGCATCGGGCGCGTCAGCAGGAAGTGCGTCAGCATCGACAGGCGCTCCAGGCACTTTTCAAAGAAAACCAGTCTCCTGAACCGGCGGCAGTCCGAGAACATCTCCAGGCGATAGCCCGCCTGGAAGTTGACGACCGGGTAGCGCCCTACGAGACCTTCCGCCAGATGCTGAACGTGCTGAACGAAACCCAGCGTGCCCGGTTGCGCGAGCTAAAGCAGCGCCAGATGATGCACTACATGATGCGGCTGCCCATGATGGAAATGATGCAGATGATGCACATGATGCACGGCCGCGAAGGCATGATGCGCATGATGAGGCATGGCGGTGGGATGATGGGCCAGCAGGGAATGATGCCCATGAATCAGGGAGGCATGATGATGCGCCATCGCCAACAACAGGGACAAGGCGGCGGCCATCGTCATAATAATTACTAATCGCGTTCATTCCTAAAGCTCAGTAGACCATGTACGGACCGCATATGGTATGGGGTATGCACTGGGGCTGGTGGATCTTCTGGATCGTCGTGATCATTGCGTTGGTCTGGCTATTCAGCCAGCAACGCCGCTCCAGCGAGCCACCTCGCCCCCCACGCGAATCCCCCCTGGAATTGCTACAGCGGCGCTATGCCGCCGGCGAAATTTCGACCGAAGAATATGAGGAGCGTCGGGCTCGTCTCGAACGTGACCGGCTGACATGAGCACGATCCTTCAAAACCAGACGCGTTCCCCTGACCCAGAGGCGACCGCCTTTGCCCGAAAGGCTTACGACCGGCTGGCCGGCCGCTATGATCTGCTGGAGCTGCCGATGGAGTGGTTAGCCTTTCGGCGATGGCGACAACGCCTCTGGGGCCGGGTAAAAGGCCCCAGCGTGCTCGAAATCGGTGTAGGTACTGGAAAAAACATTCCGTTCTATCCACCCGATGTAGCAGTTACAGCTATCGATCTGTCACCGCGAATGCTGGAACGGGCCCGACGCCGCGCCACCCGATACCCGGAGCGCTCCATTGAGCTCCTGGAAATGGATGCACAGGCACTGGACTTTCCTGAGGATACGTTCGACGACGCTGTCGCCACTTTCGTCTTCTGCTCCGTGCCTGATCCCGTACTGGGGCTTCAGGAAGCCCTTCGTGTTGTACGGCCGGGCAGCCGCCTGCATCTACTTGAGCACATGCGCGTGCGCCAGGAGCGTATCGGCCGGTGGATGGACCGACTCGATCCCTTAATCTCTCGCCTCACCGGTGTGCATATTGCCCGCCGTACCGTCGATAATGTGCAACGGGCCGGCTGGGTGCTAGAAGAGGTTGCCGACCTGGCACCCGGTGGCCTGGTGCGCCATATCGTCGCCCGCAAACCACAACTTTAAAAAATGGTCAACAGCTATGAACACGGTCAAAACTGCTTACTACTTCGCCCGCACGCTGTCCGTGCCTCTTGAAGAAGCCGAAGCCCGCGTGCGCGAACTACTGCAGGAAGAAGGCTTCGGCGTGCTCACCGAGATCGACGTGCAGGCCACGCTGAAGAAGAAGCTGGACGTCGAGGTGCGGCCTTACAAGATCCTGGGTGCCTGTAACCCCCACTTCGCCCACCAGGCGCTGCAGGCCGAGCCCCATATCGGCACTATGCTGCCCTGCAACGTGATCGTCCGCCAGACAGAAGACGGCCAGACCGAAGTGGCTGCCATTGATCCGGTCGCTTCGATGCAGGCTGTCGACAATCCGGCACTACGCCCGATCGCCGAGCAGGTGCGGGAGCGGCTTAAGGGGATCATCGAAAAACTCTAACGATTGTCAGACGCCACGCCATGCGACTCCGTACAGCTGGGCCGATCGTCTTGCTGTTCGGCCGGATCGGGGGATGTGCGCCTGCTTCACCCACCGCTGATGCGCCGGTTTACGTTACCCTTTCAGCTCAGCAGGCGATCGGGATCTTAGGCCACCAGGTTTCCTGGCCAGCCGGTCAGCAGATGACCTATGTTGCAGTGGATCCGACCGGCCGGATTGTACTGGCTACCAGCAGTAGAGAAAACCGCGTCTATGCCTATGACGCTCCAAGTGGACGTCTCCTGAAACGCATCCCAGTGGGCCGGACCCCCAAGGGGGTTAAGATCGACCATGCTGGCCAACAAGCGGTAGTCGCCAATGAGGGGGATGGAACCGTGTCGCTCATTGATCTGGAAACGTTAAAGGTAACCGACACCATCCATGTAGGCCCTATCCCCCACAACAGCATCTTTGCCCCAGATGATCGCTTGCTGTACGTAACCCTCCAAGGCGACAGCAGTGTGGCTGTGGTGGACCTGAGCCAACGCACCGTAATCGATCGGCTACCGGCCGGGCAGGCTCCACACAACGTCGATATCTCTCCTGAGGGACGTTACCTGTACGTCTCCAATATTGGGAGTCGTGACCTAACGGTTATCGACCTTTCAACGCGGCGTATCATCCGCCGCATTCCACTCACTGCACCGCACTACGGGGTGGATGCGACACCGGATGGTCGGTATGTATTAATCACAGGAATCGCCGATTCCATCGTCACGATCGTGGACGCACGTAACTTTGAGGTCGTCAAGCAGCTTGTGGTAGGCATCGGCCTGCATGGAATACGAGCCAGCCGAAACAGCCAGATGGCCTACGTAGCCCTGGTACCACAAAATCGCGTGGCCGTCCTTGATCTAACAACCCTGACCGTGGATCATTACCTCCAACCTGGTAAAGGGCCGTTCTGGATCGCAATCCCCGGCAATCCCTGAGATATTCCGGCCATGCCCGATCGACGTACTTTTCTGAAAACGCTACTGGGTTCAACCGCTGCGCTGGCAGTGCCTGGACTGTGGACAGGCGGCTGCCGCCAGGAAACGACCGATCAGGCCGAAGCCGCACCCTCATTGCGCCGCACTACCCCTACCGGTCCTACCCGCACGATACATCTACGGGTTGAACCTGTTGAGGTCGAGGTAGCCCCGGGCCGTATCTACCGTACCTGGGGCTATAATGGAGGCTTTCCCGGACCGGAATTGCGCGTGCGCGAAGGCGAACAACTACAGGTTGTGGTGGAAAACCGCCTCCCGGAGGGTACGACCATTCACTGGCACGGCGTACCGGTCCCCAATGCTATGGACGGGGTTCCCGGTCTGACGCAGGATCCTATTGCACCGGGCGCAACCTTCACCTACACGTTCGTGGCCTCTCCCTCCGGTAGCTATCTGTACCACAGCCATGTAGGTCTGCAGCTCGATCGCGGCCTGCTGGGGGCCCTGATCATTGAAGAAACTACCCCCCATGTATCCTATGATCGCGAGTATACCCTGGTGCTGGATGACTTCCTGCCCGAAGCCCCACAGCCGCTTCCGGCTGGCGCGCCCGGCATGCGGGGCCGGGGTATGATGGGCCGGGGCATGATGGGTGGCATGATGCGTATGCAGGTGCCTCCATATGCTGGCTCGCTGATCAATGGTCGCCTTCCCGAAGCGGCGCCGGTCTTTGAGGTACGACGCGGCGAACGCATACGGCTGCGTCTTCTCAATCCCTCCGGCGCCAGCACCTTCCGTTTTGCAATCGCCGGCCATCCACTACTGATCACGCATGCCGATGGCCGTCCTGTTGAGCCCGTGCAGGTAGATAACCTGCTCATTGGAATGGGCGAACGCTACGACGCCGTGATCGAAGCCAACAATCCCGGTCGCTGGGCTATTGTAGCCATTCCCGTCGAGGGGACACACCCCCCCGCCCGTGCGGTGCTGCATTATCGCGAGAGCCGCTCGCGCGGGCTGCCTTCTGGACTGCCAGAGACCCTCCGGGGGCGCACCCTTGACTACAGCGACCTGAAAGGCCTCGAAATGCTCCCGGTCCGACGACCGGACCGCACCTTCAATCTTGTACTTTCGGGCGGCATGATGAGTCCACGCTGGACCATCAACGGACAGGCCTATCCGCATGCTGATCCATTG
Proteins encoded in this region:
- a CDS encoding TlpA disulfide reductase family protein, yielding MQESLPISPSLLYVLAGVLTVGGLVLIWLAPRLSPDRRLKGAAAWSGALFGGVIVLSGLALGLLAYLRQQQPEIVQSPGVVGRPAPELTFRLVETDEPRTLSAYRGQVILLNLWATWCPPCLAEIPELNRFQQVYRDQGVVVIMISDEPRQTILEFMKKRPLEAVSGYLPEDTRWPWPYNRVEQARPTTFVIDRDGIIRETWPGAANFSQFEAAVLPYLE
- a CDS encoding SHOCT domain-containing protein, encoding MYGPHMVWGMHWGWWIFWIVVIIALVWLFSQQRRSSEPPRPPRESPLELLQRRYAAGEISTEEYEERRARLERDRLT
- a CDS encoding multicopper oxidase family protein → MPDRRTFLKTLLGSTAALAVPGLWTGGCRQETTDQAEAAPSLRRTTPTGPTRTIHLRVEPVEVEVAPGRIYRTWGYNGGFPGPELRVREGEQLQVVVENRLPEGTTIHWHGVPVPNAMDGVPGLTQDPIAPGATFTYTFVASPSGSYLYHSHVGLQLDRGLLGALIIEETTPHVSYDREYTLVLDDFLPEAPQPLPAGAPGMRGRGMMGRGMMGGMMRMQVPPYAGSLINGRLPEAAPVFEVRRGERIRLRLLNPSGASTFRFAIAGHPLLITHADGRPVEPVQVDNLLIGMGERYDAVIEANNPGRWAIVAIPVEGTHPPARAVLHYRESRSRGLPSGLPETLRGRTLDYSDLKGLEMLPVRRPDRTFNLVLSGGMMSPRWTINGQAYPHADPLEIAQGERVRFRMVNHSMMLHPMHLHGHFFRVGDVLKDTVLVLPHMGRIVFDFVADNPGRWFFHCHNLYHLESGMAREVRYRD
- a CDS encoding DUF411 domain-containing protein, giving the protein MQITRKTYLLGFLLGAAVTAIGLLIYNGRQQAAAQPTLTVFKSPTCGCCTKWVDHMKAAGFTVRVEDLQNLSTIKARFRVPGSLHSCHTAIVEGYVIEGHVPAADVWRLLQEKPDVTGLAVPGMPIGSPGMEQGFRVDPYEVLAFTTDGRTRVFARYGPQE
- a CDS encoding Spy/CpxP family protein refolding chaperone; the protein is MKKHGTILALSLLLMLPVFGQPHRHQMNQPDTARGMMQGPMMMMQMMPRMMGMMQQGMMMPNPLHRATMMAFVLPAMADSLGLSDQQQQQLRELKQGMIQQHRARQQEVRQHRQALQALFKENQSPEPAAVREHLQAIARLEVDDRVAPYETFRQMLNVLNETQRARLRELKQRQMMHYMMRLPMMEMMQMMHMMHGREGMMRMMRHGGGMMGQQGMMPMNQGGMMMRHRQQQGQGGGHRHNNY
- a CDS encoding copper resistance system multicopper oxidase, yielding MRNFSRRDFLQALAVLGITTGIEALLPAYARPRPRVPVARKPAKGPVTYDLTIAETPIRIGGRKATATTINGTVPGPLLRFREGDEVILRVTNRLREDTSIHWHGLLVPFDMDGVPGVSFPGIKPGETFEYRFRIRQHGTYWYHSHSFLQEQTGVYGPLIIDPAEEPYPYDREYVIVLSDWTFENPYRVLANLRKYPGYYNFQRRTLTNLFKEAREMGFWNAIKDRLSWGRMRMGASDIVDITGATYTYLMNGLAPEDNWTGLFRPGERVRLRFINAAAGSFFDVRIPGLPMTVIQADGQYVQPVTVDEFRIGIAETYDVIVEPKEEKAYTIFAESMDRSGYARGTLAPREGMEGPIPPRRKPPLRTHADMGMVHGEGGHGGMQHGNMSQHEGMGHQQHQNMSHDQHGAMMAGMMAGVGQAPGMPPEPQPHNKDTHGPGNAAIPMVTRSRLHEPGVGLGEDGWRVLVYTDLKSLHPRKDFRPPTREIELHLTGNMERFLWSIDGKTYSEAPEPIRIRYGERVRLILVNDTMMEHPMHLHGMWMELENGHGRHIPLKHTILVKPAERVSVLITPDEPGPWAFHCHILYHMDMGMFRVFEVVEPETAAKT
- a CDS encoding cytochrome D1 domain-containing protein, with amino-acid sequence MRLRTAGPIVLLFGRIGGCAPASPTADAPVYVTLSAQQAIGILGHQVSWPAGQQMTYVAVDPTGRIVLATSSRENRVYAYDAPSGRLLKRIPVGRTPKGVKIDHAGQQAVVANEGDGTVSLIDLETLKVTDTIHVGPIPHNSIFAPDDRLLYVTLQGDSSVAVVDLSQRTVIDRLPAGQAPHNVDISPEGRYLYVSNIGSRDLTVIDLSTRRIIRRIPLTAPHYGVDATPDGRYVLITGIADSIVTIVDARNFEVVKQLVVGIGLHGIRASRNSQMAYVALVPQNRVAVLDLTTLTVDHYLQPGKGPFWIAIPGNP
- a CDS encoding copper resistance protein B, with amino-acid sequence MMHRLFSLILIIGLGVSGRSLWAQPRPLIHFANENTLAFFLFDLLETQPRLEGRPVQWDLDAWVGKMYNRLWIRSEGELLTNQQAGEFELQALYSRVIAPFWDLQIGVRVDVAYGEETRTRAHLVFGLEGLAPYWFELEPLFYLSQDGDFAASLVASHDLFVTQRLILQPRLEMLASAQQVAAWGIGRGLNRIDFGLRLRFELAREFAPYIGFNWSRLYGSTADLARAEGEAARTSGIVAGVRLWY
- a CDS encoding DUF302 domain-containing protein yields the protein MNTVKTAYYFARTLSVPLEEAEARVRELLQEEGFGVLTEIDVQATLKKKLDVEVRPYKILGACNPHFAHQALQAEPHIGTMLPCNVIVRQTEDGQTEVAAIDPVASMQAVDNPALRPIAEQVRERLKGIIEKL
- a CDS encoding methyltransferase domain-containing protein; translated protein: MSTILQNQTRSPDPEATAFARKAYDRLAGRYDLLELPMEWLAFRRWRQRLWGRVKGPSVLEIGVGTGKNIPFYPPDVAVTAIDLSPRMLERARRRATRYPERSIELLEMDAQALDFPEDTFDDAVATFVFCSVPDPVLGLQEALRVVRPGSRLHLLEHMRVRQERIGRWMDRLDPLISRLTGVHIARRTVDNVQRAGWVLEEVADLAPGGLVRHIVARKPQL